In Halanaerobium praevalens DSM 2228, the DNA window AAGCTGCAGCTTATAGGGGAGCAGAAGTTAAATTGGTTTCTGGCCCCACTAATTTAGAGGTGCCTTTAGGAGTCGAGTTAATAAATGTTGAAACAGCTGCAGAAATGAAAGATTCTTTATTAGCAGAGTTTGATCAATCAGATTTTACAATTATGGCAGCAGCAGTTTCTGATTATAGACCCCAGGTTTATACAAAACAAAAAATAAAGAAAAAACCAGGGGATTTAAGTTTGGATTTAGAAAGAACAACAGATATTTTATCTGAACTAGGAAAAAGAAAAAAAGAATTTCAAACTTTAGTTGGTTTTGCAGCAGAAACTGAAAATTTAATAGAAAATGCAAAGAAAAAATTAGTGAAAAAAAATGCTGATTTTATTATTGCTAATGATATTTCTAAACCTAATATCGCTTTTGGTAGTGATCAAAATCAGATTAGTATTTTAAGTAAATCTCAAGTTGAAGAATTAGCTTTATCTACTAAAGCTGATTTAGCAGATAAGATTTTTGATTATCTTTTAAAAAAATTAATCAATAAAAATTAAATTTTATTGACTTGAGTCAATAAATGAATTATAATTATAATATCTTTAAAATTTAGCTAATAAAAAGTGGGAGGTGTTTTTTAACTTAAAAAAATTGAAAATTTAATAATCTTTAGCCAAAAAACGAGGAGGAAGAAGTATAGTATGAAAAAATTAACTTTAGTAGTATTTAGTATTTTAGTAGGGATAATGGTTGTTTTTTCGGTAGGAGTAGTCGCTCAAGAAAAAGGCGGAACTTTAGTTTTTGGTCGTGGTGGAGATACAGTAGGCTTAGATCCAATACAGGTAACTGATGGAGAGTCTTTTAAAGTAACTCAACAGCTTTATGATACACTTGTTGATTATACACCAGGTACAACAGAAGTAGAACCAGCTTTGGCAACAGATTGGGAAGTTTCTGAAGATGGTTTAACTTGGACTTTTGAGCTAAGAGAAGATGTAAATTTTCATGATGGCAATCATTTTAACGCAGAAGCGGTCAAGTGGAACTTTGATCGTTGGCGCTTAGAAGATCACCCATACCATATTGGGGGAGAATTCACTTATTATAGTTATATGTTCCAGGGTTTTCCTGGAATTATTCAGGAAGTTAAGGTAGTAGATGAGTATACTGTAGAATTTGTTCTTTCTGAAAAACAAGCACCATTTTTAAATAATTTAGCAATGGTTCCTTTTGGAATTGCTAGTCCTGAAGCAGTCAAGAAATATGGAGAAGACTACTTTAAAAATCCTGTAGGAACAGGTGCTTATACTTTAGAAGAATGGCGTCAAGGTGACCGAGTTATTCTAAAGGCAAATGAAAATTATTGGCGTGAAAGAGCTTATCTTGATAAGATAGTTTTCCGATCTATCCCTGATAATTCAGCCCGATTTATGGAACTCCAGGCTGGAACAATCGATATGATGGATGGAGTTAGCCCTGAAGATGTGGAAGCTGTAGAAGCTTCTGATGAGTTTAAACTTTCTTTACGTCCAAGTATGAATATTGGTTATTTTGCTATGAATTTTAAATTTGAACCTTTTGATGATGTAAGAGTTAGAAGAGCTTTTAATCATGCAATTGATAAACAAGCTATCATTGATGCATTTTATGCAGGCCTAGCTGAGCCAGCAAAAAATCCAATGCCAACTTCTATCTGGGGTTATAATGATCAAATAGAGCCTTATGAATATAATCCAGAAAAAGCAAAAGAATTATTAGCAGAAGCTGGTTATGAAGATGGTTTTGAATTTGATCTTTGGTATTTGCCAGTACCAAGACCTTATATTCCTCAAGGTAAATTTATTGGTCAGGCTATTCAAAGTTATTTAAGTGAAATTGGAGTAACTGCTAATTTAGTAACTTATGATTGGAGTACTTATCTTGATAAGACAGAACATCAAGAAGCTCCAACTTATATGTTAGGCTGGACTGGAGATAATGGTGATCCTGATAACTTCTTATATGTATTGCTAGATAAAACAAATAGTAATAATGCATATCAAAGTGATGAATTACATGAAGTCTTAGTAGAAGCTCAAAAGACTATGGATCATGATAAAAGAGTCGAACTTTATAAAGAAGCCCAGGCAATTATTCACCAAGACGCGCCTTGGGTACCTCTAGTCCATTCAACTCCACCAATTGCTCTTAAGTCTAATGTTGAAAACTATATTCCAAATCCAACCGGAACAGAAAAATTACACAGGGTTTGGAAAAAATAAAATTAAATATAAATTAATCATTAAACTAATCTGCGGCCTTTTGGCCGCAGATTAATTTTAAGAGGAGGTAGTAATGAGAATATGATTAACTATATTATTAAAAGGTTATTTGCTTTAATTCCAATTTTAATTGGAGTAGCAGTTATTGTTTTTTTAATTGTGCATTTAATTCCTGGAGATCCAGCTCAAACTATGTTAGGTGAAAGAGCAACTGATCAAGCCTTAGAAAGACTAAGAGAACAGATGGGTTTAAATGATCCATTACCAGTCCAGTTTGGTAGTTATGTAAAGGATTTATTAAGAGGAGATTTAGGTCGCTCAATTATGAGTAATAATCCTGTCAGTAATGAATTAAGCAAAAGATTTCCCGCCACTTTAGAGTTATCATTTTTTGCAATCATGTTTGCAGTTGGGATTGGAGTTCCAGCAGGTATTTTTGCTGCTGTAAATCAAAACTCTTGGTTTGATAACTTAAGTATGTTAATAGCTCTAATGGGAGTTTCAATGCCGATTTTTTGGCTTGGTTTAATGTTTATTTGGCTTTTTGCAGTTGAATTAGGTTGGTTTCCACCTTCATCAAGAATTGGGATCGGTTTAGATTTTAGTCCAATTACTAATTTATATGTTCT includes these proteins:
- a CDS encoding ABC transporter substrate-binding protein is translated as MFSQKTRRKKYSMKKLTLVVFSILVGIMVVFSVGVVAQEKGGTLVFGRGGDTVGLDPIQVTDGESFKVTQQLYDTLVDYTPGTTEVEPALATDWEVSEDGLTWTFELREDVNFHDGNHFNAEAVKWNFDRWRLEDHPYHIGGEFTYYSYMFQGFPGIIQEVKVVDEYTVEFVLSEKQAPFLNNLAMVPFGIASPEAVKKYGEDYFKNPVGTGAYTLEEWRQGDRVILKANENYWRERAYLDKIVFRSIPDNSARFMELQAGTIDMMDGVSPEDVEAVEASDEFKLSLRPSMNIGYFAMNFKFEPFDDVRVRRAFNHAIDKQAIIDAFYAGLAEPAKNPMPTSIWGYNDQIEPYEYNPEKAKELLAEAGYEDGFEFDLWYLPVPRPYIPQGKFIGQAIQSYLSEIGVTANLVTYDWSTYLDKTEHQEAPTYMLGWTGDNGDPDNFLYVLLDKTNSNNAYQSDELHEVLVEAQKTMDHDKRVELYKEAQAIIHQDAPWVPLVHSTPPIALKSNVENYIPNPTGTEKLHRVWKK
- a CDS encoding ABC transporter permease, encoding MINYIIKRLFALIPILIGVAVIVFLIVHLIPGDPAQTMLGERATDQALERLREQMGLNDPLPVQFGSYVKDLLRGDLGRSIMSNNPVSNELSKRFPATLELSFFAIMFAVGIGVPAGIFAAVNQNSWFDNLSMLIALMGVSMPIFWLGLMFIWLFAVELGWFPPSSRIGIGLDFSPITNLYVLDSILQLNFSALKDVLHHLVLPAVALGTIPMAIIARMTRSSMLEVLRKDFIRTAYAKGLKRKVVIFKHTLKNAMVPIITVVGLQFGVLLGGAVMTETIFSWPGLGKYLVDAIYARDFPIVQGGILFFAGVFVIVNLLVDLSYALFDPRIQYE